Sequence from the Parvicella tangerina genome:
TTTTCTATTGTATTGTGTGTGTATATTTGTGTTGAAGAGAGGCTCTCATGCCCTAACAAGTCCTTTATTGCCATCAAGTCAGCACCGTTCTCCAGCATTTGGGTCGCAAAAGTATGACGCAAGACGTGCGGACTTCTTTTCTTCAACGATGGTACACTACTAAGGTAATTATTTACTAATTGGTAGACAAACTTTTCAGTTAGTTTTTCCCCTTGATCGTTCACAAAAAAAGTTAAAGAATCCAGGGCATTCCTATTGCGTTCATCTACGTACCTTTTGATTTCCTTTACTACATTCTCTCCTAATGGAATAACTCTTTCCTTGTTTCGTTTACCCAAAACTTTCACAACCCTTTGTGCAAGATCTACATTTTCTGATTTCAGGTTAACTAGCTCTGCTCTTCGCATTCCTGTAGCATACAACATCAAAAAGACCGTATACTCCATTCGTGAATTATAATCTTTCACCTCTTGTTCAGCACAATTCAGGAGCACCTCCATCTCGCTTTCTCTAACAAAGTCTGGAAGTTTAGATTCCAGTTTGGGTAATGCAACTTTTGAGGTCGGATTTATTTCCACCTCTTCTATCTTGAGTAAAAACTTGAAAAAGGATTTCACCGCACTCATCTTGCGGTGAATACTTTTATTCTTTAGCCCCTGGTTTTTTAACGCAACT
This genomic interval carries:
- a CDS encoding tyrosine-type recombinase/integrase encodes the protein MRENFLEYLSYEKNYSPLTVTAYRNDLEQFEQFIQNEFDISLVEVNSFQVRSWIVALKNQGLKNKSIHRKMSAVKSFFKFLLKIEEVEINPTSKVALPKLESKLPDFVRESEMEVLLNCAEQEVKDYNSRMEYTVFLMLYATGMRRAELVNLKSENVDLAQRVVKVLGKRNKERVIPLGENVVKEIKRYVDERNRNALDSLTFFVNDQGEKLTEKFVYQLVNNYLSSVPSLKKRSPHVLRHTFATQMLENGADLMAIKDLLGHESLSSTQIYTHNTIEKLKQVYKSAHPKERKS